Proteins co-encoded in one Bacteroidota bacterium genomic window:
- a CDS encoding RidA family protein — protein sequence MSDEKINSSKAPEPVGLYPHARKVGNLLFLSGVGPRERGNKNIPGVELDTQGNIVSYDIEAQCHSVFRNIKYILEDAGSSWDKIVDVTVFLTNMKDDFKTYNRIYAEYFKDNLPCRTTVEINCLPTPIAIELKVIATI from the coding sequence ATGAGCGACGAAAAAATAAATTCGAGCAAAGCGCCCGAACCGGTTGGTTTGTATCCACATGCTCGCAAAGTTGGTAATCTGCTTTTTCTTTCAGGGGTTGGACCACGTGAGCGGGGCAACAAAAACATTCCCGGTGTGGAGTTGGATACGCAGGGGAATATTGTTTCTTACGATATAGAAGCACAGTGTCACAGCGTGTTTCGTAATATCAAGTACATTCTTGAAGATGCCGGAAGCAGCTGGGATAAAATAGTGGATGTAACGGTATTTCTAACCAACATGAAAGACGATTTTAAAACCTATAATCGAATTTACGCAGAGTATTTCAAAGATAATTTACCTTGCCGTACAACTGTCGAAATCAATTGCCTTCCAACACCCATCGCAATTGAACTTAAAGTAATCGCAACAATTTGA